atcttaaatccatatcaaaaatatgaaaaccaTGTTTGTCTAATATTTCTTTCAAATTCTTGAAACTAGGATATCACCatacacacacattcactagaatttatttttcaatccaaatgcaatgcttaataaattgaattaaggtcatcacatgcacacactttaaattcaatatgcaaattgattgataacatattggatgatgtgatatgaatgttggccaccatagtctagaagaccggtttcactaGGCCagatgggtgcctaacaccttcccaccttataacatagcctccgaacttagattaagggttagtagatcaaatgttTATCCAagtaattttcagtttttagattgtaactaggaaacaaagccatgtattttatcttagattgtatctagaaccaaaaccatgtaatttcctatgatcaatgtaaattcaatttcaaataaataaaatgtggaattttttaattttgattttcttatttattccaataattaaataagtaggGACTTCATTGTAAAACTCTACTTCATTGTAAAActcttaatctaaagggaaaaatataactagtcgaacctccattttgagaagtaataacacgactccacccatttaTGTGGGTTTGGCCTAACATCCTATAAAAAAGGGGGCCGAGGGCGCGGTCTCTCGCAaggagtgagtgagagaggtttGGGAGATGAACAAACACGAACAGATCGAGGAGAATGAAGATCGAATCATGCtgaccctatatatatatatatatatatatatatatatatataggtgttCAGTAATTATCAACAGATAgtaggtgtcgagaggtgtcgagctttaaaaagCTTCGACAAATCCAGCTATCGGGCAAGTGTCCACAGCAAAagaagctcgatggatcgaagaggtatcgaggagctatcgaggaGACAAGAacattctcgatcgatccacctagctattgagaggtgtcgagattgcgataaaaaaACAACTGAAGAGCTCAATAGATAAGCCAAGTATCAAGaagtgtcgaggaggtgtcgagattgcttaaaaacaatttttcaagaagagaaaaacacagatatgaatgcaatcaagcatgcaactcaaccaatgatccaaacaGCATTTTTAAcactcaaaatcatctctcaaccaaaaaaaatttagcacacacacacacacacacactaaacaagtctaaccaattttatatatcaaaaaaagtcaagatagtttagtgagcatacattaacacatgtaaaccttgtgatggtcaaatcacattgtacctgcacatgtatcaagagtagcaaaaaatattgcttgttgtgtgtgaaaatcatcgcaagattgcataagtgtatatattttatgatgatttgagatatgagaaaatcactttaactcacacacaatcataactgtttgatggggactatcaccttcaaggtacattctataactcccacatctcctagaatacatgctttcaatcatatataaagcattttgatctttttgctttttatttttctttgcatattttttttaataagcatatcattcatgacgatttgagatataagaaaatcattttaactcacatacaatcataactatttgatggggactatcaccttcgaggtacatcctataactcccacatctcctagaatacatgcttgcaatcatatataaagcattttgatatttttgctttttatttttctttgcatatttttcttttaataagcatatcatgcatgggtatataaaagataaaaaagaaatacccagtgatgttaagcattttgacattccacttttaTTATGCCGAAACTTACAGATGTCATTTTATGATTGGCgggtaacagtggtgagatggttatttatgcatttctcttaagattttctagttcttcccgtcaaaaagaatAATACGAGTGTTAACTATAAGaaattacttaatcttacttatcacaaataagagccacaaaactcacttgcttagttgtgcatagagatgctcatttaagctacaaaagatacaaagtttagaaaacgtTGTTTCATTGGCCATCcaaagtacacaagtaccaatgtatacaaaacacacactgtttttgtattttcctgattattcaatttttttttatatgaaaaacgaaataaacaaaactaaaaacaaacaaaaacatgttaaataaagtaaagtataaaaactagatgcaaatgcatgaggagaaaagaggagagaagTAGATTAATCTATGGAGATGACACCAATGTTTTGGCGAAGGAATTCAAACTGTTTGCTGGCAAGAGGTTTGGTAAACAAATCAGCCTTCTAATCATCAGTGTGAATAAACTCAAAAGTAAGAGtaccatcttcgacaagctccctaatgaaatgatgtcgaatctctatgtgtttagttcAAGAATGTTGAACCGGATTCTTAGAGATattgatggcactggtattGTCACAGTAGATGGTAAGATGTtcttgacaaataccataatcatggaGGAGTTTTTACATCCATAGAAGTTAGGTGCAACAGCTACCGGCAGCAATGTACTTAGCTTCTACAATGGATAAAAAGatggaatttttctttttgcttattcAGGAGACAAAATTATtacccacataaaaacaacCTCCTGatgtactctttctatcatcagcattcaCAGCCCAATCAGCGTCAGAATACCCAACTAAGACATCATTTTTGTCTTTGCTATACCACACACCAAAGTCGGtagtggttttgacatactttattattctttttaaagtaGTCATATGAGATTCTTTGGAATTagcctgatatctagcacacacacccacactgtaactaatgtcaGGTCTACTAGCAATAAGGTAAAGTAGGCTACCTCTCACGCTTCTATAGAGAGATGAATCAACACTTTTTCATAACAAGTCAACAGTGAGTTTAATATTTGGGCTCATAGGGGTTCTAACAAAATTAGCAGATTCCAAACCAAACCTTTTCACAAGGTTCTTAGCATATTTAGACTGAGATAGAAATATACCTGAATTTTGTTGACGAATCTGCAATCCAAGGAAGTGAGTTAGCTttccaatcatgctcatctcgaacTTGGTttgcatgagttttgagaagCTATGAGCAAGTTCATCATTCGTAGATccaaagatgatatcatcaacatagacttgagcCATGATCAACTCACCATCTTCCCTTTTGATAAAGAGAGTTTGATCAGCCTTTCCGCTTGTGAACCCATATGACACCAAGTATTATGTGAGCCTATCATACCAAGTTCTAAGTGCTTGTTTCAACCCATAAAGTGCCTTCTTGAGGTACAACACATGATTAAGGAAGAAtggatcaatgaatccttttggttgagtcaaatagacatcttctttaagtAGCCCATTCAAGAAAGTAATCTTTACATCCATCTAGTAAAGCTTGAATTTTAGGTGACAGGCTAAGGCTAGGAGAATTCTGATGGACTCTATATGGGCAACTGGGGCAAATGTTTCATCATAGTCTACTTCTTCCATTTGTGAGTATCCTTGAGCTATAAGACGAGCCTTGTTGCAGATCACATTGCCCTCATCATCAGTCTTATTGtggaatatccactttgtgccGATGATGTGCTCACCCTCCGATCTAAGTACTAAAGTCTAGACATCATTCCTTTGAAACTGAAGCAATTCATCATACATTGCTTCAACCCAGCTTTATCCTAAAGAGCTTTCTCAACTTTAGCAGGTTCAACTTGATCTTGTGGAGGACTCCATATATGAGTTctcgaattctttaccatgatcACTTCGAATTCGATCAATCTTCAGGCTCTTTTCATTCTGCAATCTTGTACACAAGGCTTCAATGTGCTCAGGAGCATCTGACTTGGATCGTAGGAGGATAACTCAAGTGTACCTAGTGAAGTCGTCTACCacaaccataatgtatctcttaccACTAAGAGACTCGGTTCTAGTCAGACCCATAAGATCCAAATGTAAAAGCTCCAGTGGTCTAGATGTAGCAGATATCTGAGTGCCCGGATGCTTAGCTTTTGTCTATTTCCCAAGCTAACATGGTCCACACACCACATTGCTCATTCTACTAAGTTTTGGTATCCCCAAGACTGATTCTTACTTAGATACAATAGAGAGATGTTTGTAACTAGTATGTCCTATCCATTGATGCCATAGATCTTCATTTGGTAAACAAatgctattgcacacaatatcaacatcagGAACCAATCCATAACAATTGTTTAGAGTGTGAACAccacttatgagtttctttccTAACTCATCAATGACAAAACACTTTCCCTTTGAGAATAGTACCATGAAatcttgatcacatatctgatTTATGTTCAACAGGTTCACTTTCAGACCTTCAACGTATAGAACATTTGCAATGTTCGACAGTCCAGGTAGAGAGATGATTCCTTTTCCTTTAATCTGTGATTTGCTaccatcaccaaaagtgacattgccacctttcttagactcaaaaaccttgaagagAGATCGGTCTCCAGTTATGTGTCTTGAGCAACCGTTgtcaaggtaccacaaacatGTGTCCATAACCTTAAATGCGAACTTCATCATAAAACACACTTTGTGCTTAGATGATAGATCAGTGGGAATTGTGCTTTCTCTCATCTGCCTTTTACGAGCTAAACCTTTAGTTTTCACTCTTCTCAGACGAACTCCTTTACACATTTTCATTCTAAGACAATCTAGTTTCTTCTTGGTCAACTTGAGATCTTTTCCAATAGTCATCATAatagaattcaaataacttttagatttGTATTTTCTGATACACTCAAACAAGCagagagtagaaaaaaaaatgtatttgcaAATAAAGATCTCTTCAAGCCAGTTGCAgccatgacaacaagggtcaatggatcacacagcaaagattaaccataatcagagtgtgcttgctctgataccacttgataggccaaaaatatattgaccccttgtgatgaattaattgattaattagtcaagtttattaattaatcaaattaacatgcaaacgcgtggtagcataaacaaatcgtcaataaactaaagtatgcaacggaaaataaattgacatagtaatttgtttacgaatgggaaaaatctacacagcaaaaacccaccgggtgattttaaggtcaccactctcgagaattcactattatcacagtaagcggttacaagtaaaggaatcctagtactttataccaacctacagttaaactcttaccccaatacccaattgagcttgttctatagtgataatctctcctttcaatacacggctcccaatacgtgattaaccaattgcgcagatcccagtacatgacttcaatcaccaactagaaaaagttgttggctacaaagtttttcagttcatcacatgataAAAATCGAAAagttccttggttacaaaacactacgatgcacaaacacagcagcttcttcacaagaaagatgaattagggcaaattttgtctccgatcacaatttgcttaaacaaactttgctcaatacttgtgcaacttgtatcgcctttgacgacccttaaaataatcattttatatgtctaaggttgtgagaaaagaaagctcaaacatacAATCATAGAAACTGAAactctatttttcataaacctcgacagatgcctATTTGTCGACTTGTTGTAAAGCCACAGGCTGGAACAACTCTTCaaggctcgatagatggctagttgtcgagttttaaCGACAGGCACTTTTcagacttgaatcttggacatacttgcatggctttaacacttgaacttgaaacaaggtttcttgaaacattaaacacatattagatctatccaattacaagtaaaatgcgttttgtcaaataACATGTGCATATATATGGATACATTATAccatttcagctaacttttatctttatttacagtactttcaacaaaaacttttcaatttcaacaaaataagcgaatccTAAACAGGCTCTTAGATTTCaaattgtaattcaattagagtataattttgagctacgtgtcccatctaatctaaattttaaatttttgttccaAGTGAGTTCGTTCggtataaaaattgaatttcaattagagtttaattttgcaccacgtgttctatctaatctaagtttttttaattttagtgtcaaatgagttaatttagtatagAAAACAAGAcgtttaatataaataaaccataaaaaacctaatcatataGTCTTATTGCTGAAACTTATTCAATagacgggttagcgactagtaagAAACTTATTGGCAACAAAGAGAACCAATCGTCTTTTCCAAGGAGAGAAAGGAAACCTTAATACTATAGTTAGGAAAGGGTTGGGAGAACCAATTTTAATCAATCAAGAACCAACATAActaatcaagaaaatttttaaagaacaaaatttagttacaaaattagttgtagcatTAAACTACAACTTTACTgagtattattttattagatgtgaattttgacaaatccactgttggattacatatttttcttatatttcatatgcttgcaaaatttctaaaaaattagaaatgaaTAGATATGTTATcgataaattgtttaaattacaagtttttatagtttaaaatgatgcataaaatataactttaaagattatataataaataatatctgattgatataaaatttgacagGTGTATTAAAAGcttaaaaaatatgcaatttaaccattatattttcaaaataagcAATAATCTTTAATTTAGAGAGTATGATTGTAAACTTAACCAAAATTAGTTAAACTTTGTCAGTAGATGATAGACATTTTCGACTGTCTTTCTCTTTAAAAATcgtctctctctgtctctttctctctcttattggACTGTATTTCAAACACTACTACACCTACCGCCTATGCTGGAGTTTTCTCGGTCTCTTTCTCCAGCCACGGACAAAGCCGATTAGGTtaaataactctctctctctctcctatttgATTCATCCATGTTTTGAGAAACTCCATGTTTGGTTTGCTAAGGTATGATCATCGATGTCGTTATGTATCATATTTTTTGGAGTTCATGGGCCTCAGAATTAGATTCctgtttctttttaatattatcattttcgttgttgttgttgctgtttttgtcatttatttCTTTCCTAATTGTTTGGTGGCACATTTGTTAGTAGAATAGTGATTTACATTTATCTATGGCGTACATTGTGGATCATATCTCCATGCTTTTGAATTCAATGGAAACATTTCCAGGATTACTACATCGaatttggtgtgtgtgtgtatgtatatgtatatgtatcaACACATGTTTCAAGAGTTGAGTTCAAGGGTTCGGTTCTGTTTAATGAtctatttctttaaattaaCATTAAACTTTCTCGTAAAATCTTAGcattggaagaaaaaaaaaatcatgtgataAAATTATAACTAATAAAGATATTCTTTGAAGTTAGCACTGTACTAAttgaaagcgaaaaaaaaaatactaaatttatttctttgttgtgaaaaataaattctaaatttctattttttcccCCAAACACCTCAATgcccaaatcaaaaaaaaaagaggtatgAACACTCTTCAAAAAAGCGGCTAGTTTTTCTAAATAAAACACAACTCTCTTGCAGAAAATTTTGTAATGTAAACAAGCAATAATGGCAAGCTCAACAAGCAGTGGGAGCAGCAGAGAAGGTACGGCCAAAGCCATGGTAGCCGATCAGATCTCTCAGGCTGTTCAGTCCACCTCCAATCTCCTCCACCTCATGCAGCAATCGTCTGTTTCTCAGGCACGCACTCTCTGTCCCTCTAAATATAGATATGTGCTTTGTGCAATTGAATTGTTTCATTCTTGATGCTTTTAGTACATGGTGGCAAAATGggtttgttgtgtttttttgataagtaaaccTGTTTTTGCATCTGGGTTTTGCTTAAGTTTTAAAGATTGATTGGAATATgcaaaaaaatcagaattttgTGATTGGATGTTATGCTTTCTGAGTTTTTAAGTTCTTGTAATTGGAGAGAATAGCATTGTCGAAAACAAATTAAGCTTTTTAGGATGGAGAACTTCTGGAAATTGTCTTATCGAATCAATATGAACCAAGGAGACTGCAAtgtatttttgcatttattttaattaagagGAATAAGTGTTACTTTgatatagtttgaaaacactTAGAATTAGTTCCCAATAGATGTATGTGAAGTCATGAACGGGCATGACCTGGTTGACAGGCAGATGAGGCAGAAAGAGCTGCTAGTTAGCTTGAAAAAGGAGATGAAAGtgacttatccaaaaaaaaaaaaagaggacatGAAAGTGTCTACAAAAAAAAGGTGGAGAATTTGGAAGAGAGTGAAATACTGGTGCTGTCAAGAATTCACAGGGGATGATTGGGACAATATTGTTGAGTGGGCAGAGAAGCATTGCAAAGGTAAATCCTTGAAATCTGTAGGCAGCAAATTGGGATTTAGTGTAGCTGTCTAATGTTTATCACATCTGGGGTCATACTTATAGGAATGCAATCATTTTCCAAGGGCTGATTAATTCTGAAGACCACATTGTGAGCCTCGTTTGAAAATAAGTCAAGATTTGTTAAGAGGGGCGCCAACCATTTGCTAGATCCAGCactaacttggagctttactgCAAATAGGGATTTGCGGATTCTGCCCTTCGGTAATAGTAGTTCTAAGGCTGGTTGGGTCTCCTTGTGGAATGTCGTTGTAATGCTTAACATTTACTTGTATAATTGGGTCATTTGATGTGCTGTTATGGTCTGATGTTTGTTATAGTTCCAATTAGTTGGGGCTTTGGGAGCttattgttgttgctgctgGCTTTCCCTTGATTGGCCTTGTTGTTTGTTGTGTCTGGTCTCTGTACTGTGTTTGCTGGTTTTCCAGcttgtttttaataaatgatttttgcttatcgaaaaaaaaagaaaagacatgaAACTAACTCTAAGGCAATCTTTGATCTTTATTTATATGTAATGTAAAATCTGATACTATGGAAACAATTTCATCCCacttttagataaaatttttatgtaatgtaaaaagaaaatacaaatgtattcaacaaaagaaaaaaaaaatactggaaCGATACATGtaatataaaagaaatgttTAACTGTGTGGTGCCAAATATTTTTAGATAATATATGAGCAGCTTTTTGACAACTTACTTCCTCCACTTTGGAAACTGGATAAGAAGTTATCGTTTAAGTAAATGCAATGGATGGTCCCTTATTGCTGTAATGACCATTGATCTTCCAAATTGGAGTGGACCAAAAGGCTCTGTGGCTATCTCATAGGCGTTGAAATGAAGAGAAGATAATTGGAATTTAGGATTAGGAGACATTTGCATGTGCACTATTTTGTGGAGTTAAAAGGatgaaatgaaatggaatggaatggaatggatgGTTCATAAAAGAATGGATTTGAATACAATGTATTTTCCCTGCTGTATTTAGGAGTTTGTAAAAGAAGAACTGAAAAGGAAGAAGGGAATCCAATGTATTCCTCCATTTGAGGGATTCATGTAGTCTACAACCCAAGCATCTATATTTCTTGCAATCATGAAGAGCTCAGGATAACTTTCTTTCAAAGTTAAATCTCCATTCATGCCAGAAATGGATCCTGCTTCCATCTCTCACTTCAAATCTTGCAAATTTAACAAAGCTGTCCCAACCATGCCTAATATGTTTCCATAAGCACTCTACATAAGTCTCCCTTGCAGCATTCAAACACCGACCACCCTAGGCAATGCCATATTTGATATCTATTACCTTCCTCCATAGATCATCTGCGTCCTTAAGTaaatatttcatcaaaaaaacaCATAGGGGCAACCCCTGTACACAGGATGTGTACAAAAGTACACCAAAATTAAGCACAAAACATACAACTATCAAGCATCTCAAGCACAGTGgcgaaagaaaataaagaggaagCATTCATCCACTCAAATAAAGCTTTGAGGAAGGAAAGCTTATGATCTGGAATGGATTTTTTCCATCCTTCAAAGATCCTAGCATTTCTCTCATGCCATAGACACCGCATAAGATAATGAGGGGTCACATTCCAAATCACCCTATTGCCTCTACCAAACCTGGCTTGCCAGCTTGTTAATAGATCCAGCATGCCCCTTGGCATAACCCACAATAGCCCTAACAAAATGAACACCACGCTCCAAAGTTCTTGTGCAGCAAGGCAATGAAGAAGCAGACGGTTAATAGTTTCCTCAGCTGACTTACTCACACATCACTAGTCTATGACAATTACCCATCTCCTCCTAGAGCTATCGATAGTCAGGATTTTCCCCAAAGCCGCAGTCCAAAGAAAAAAGGCCACCTTATTAGGGACTTTAGGCTTCTACAAACTTCTCCAAGGGAAGTAAGACCAGGTTAAAGGAATGCCTCCATGTATAGCTGCAACCATTAGCTTTTTTAATCCTTAGATC
The sequence above is drawn from the Quercus lobata isolate SW786 chromosome 12, ValleyOak3.0 Primary Assembly, whole genome shotgun sequence genome and encodes:
- the LOC115970155 gene encoding uncharacterized protein LOC115970155, yielding MAQVYVDDIIFGSTNDELAHSFSKLMQTKFEMSMIGKLTHFLGLQIRQQNSGIFLSQSKYAKNLVKRSVRGSLLYLIASRPDISYSVGVCARYQANSKESHMTTLKRIIKYVKTTTDFGVWYSKDKNDVLVGYSDADWAVNADDRKSTSGGCFYVGNNFVS